Sequence from the Salvelinus namaycush isolate Seneca chromosome 24, SaNama_1.0, whole genome shotgun sequence genome:
CCTTGCTTGCTTTCTCTTCATCATGCCACTGCTTAATGACACAGCTGTTTAACTTGGCAGAATATCCTAGATTGAATAGGTTTGATCATTCTGCTTATCAAATGTGACTCACTAATACCTGGAATGGTATGGTGTGTGAGGATCATGAGTATTATAGCCTTGCTTTGCTCCTCTAAAGAAAAGAAAAATGTCCCTGTCCTTTGACTATGATGTCAGCATCAGCTCAACCTCTTTCAGTCAGAACATGttcccctccccctctttgtCACCCCTCCCTCACTcgccctccatccctctctctgccaccctctccccctctggcgGCTGCATTTGGTCACATAACGTCTCCATGGTGACAGCTGCAGCACCCATAGTCACAGTTCAGCACTTACGGCCTGCTTGATTTTTGCTCTATGTTATTCACACTGGCATACCCCTGTCAAGCTCTCTGCCAGAGGGGTCATTTCATCCAAGAAGCCATAAACATTACCTATCGACTAGTGGACACTGATTCAACAGCTTTATCAGGATAGGCTGTGTTGTGCCCTCTCCTGCTGATGTGTTGTCCCTGAAAAACATTTTGCTTGCCCTGCGATGCTGTGATGACATACATATAAATCACTGGAATACAGCTGAATCCACACTCAAATCAACGCAGAGTTAATCTCCTTGTTTACTGCAGCCTCTGTGCTCAGATAAAACCCTGAATAAACACTGCCTAAAGCACTTCCACTGGATGGGTTGGACACACTGGATGAAATACTGTGTCATAAATACACACCTTATGTGTGTCTGATGTTAGCACTTGTCTTGATTAGCATCAAAAGGTATAAAAAGAAACCCTGAGTGGAAACATGGGTTGAAGTATGATAGGGTATGTGAAATAAATCTGATACTGAAGAAAGAACGGATCCATAGGGTGTGATATCTAACATACTTTATCTTCATTTGGGTTTGCTACCAGTGCTCCCATAGTATCTAGCTTAGAGATGGATTCTATCATTTTTCTGCAGTCTGGTGATTTGATGTATTCTAGTGGGGTAAAGACAAACCTTGAATATTCTTCCTTTAAACTCCCAGTGAACCAATAGTAGATGGATGACTGCTGCAGTTCCGAAAAATTACTCCTCTCTcatttggctgtgtgtgtgtgtgcttgcatacgtatgtgtgtgcgtgcgtgtttgtgtgtttccGTGCATGTTCAGAGGCTCCAACCTCCCGACCCACCCCATTGTATGGCCAGCCCTCGTGGTGGGGGGAGGAGGATGCGGCCAGCAAAGGACAGCACAGTGAGGGACACAGGCCAGAGGAGGGTCACCCAGGTCGGTCCCACGTTACTAGAGGTCCTTTCTCTCAAATACTCTTAAAACTTTGGAAATTTTAAGTGAAAATGTTTCCAGTTCCTTTTTAGGGAATAGAGATTAACAAAACATGGTTTGTGGTTGTCCTTTAATTTGCTTGTTGGTGCTAATTGGGGCTTTATCCGTTTCCAGAGATTCCAAAGGAAGGTTCAGGCTTAGATCCAGAGGTGAATGGCTCCCTGTTAGAGTACAGAGACAATCAGGGCAAGTCCATCTTCCCCTACCACCGGGAGCCTAGCTACTTTGAGATCCCTACCAAGGAGTTCCAGCTGCATCCCAAGTCCTTGGGGGCAGAGCTCCATGAGATCCCCACCAAGGACACAGACACGCCCTCTGCCCAAGCCCCTCCCACCCCCACCACACCCAGTCCCCCTGTGGTGCAGAGCCACGCCTCCTTCACCATAGAGTTTGATGACTGCACGCCAGGCAAGATCAAGATCAAGGACCACGTGACCAAGTTCTCCTCGCGCCagaggaagcagcagcagcaggcgtCCGGGAAAACTCTGGCCACCACACCCACTGAGGTGATGTCAGCTGAGTGCAAGGTGGTAGATTGGTTGGTGCACAGTGATGTCAGAATGATGAGGAGACGTCCCACGTGTGAGGATGTTTACAGTGTCAAGAGTGACCAGGCCGTCAACATCAAAAGCCTCAAAGGTCAGAGGGGTACTTTTAGATAAATATTTTATAGAAATCTGTAAGGGGTTGTTTATTTGTTTCCTGTCCCTTATTTGCGGTTTGAATGGTTCTGTTTCTAGGACACCACCATGACGATGGGACCCAGAGTGATTCTGAGGACCTGGTCTTAGGGAAAGGGAAGCGAAGCAAGTCACACCACCGGGTCCAGTCGCAACATTCGATCCAGTCAAAGCTTTCCCTGTCTGAGCTGTCAGAACAGACAGTGCTGTCATACCAATTAGTCAAGTCACAACAGACAGTCCAGTCACACCAATTGATCCAGTCCGAGCAGTCAGTTATGTCAGTCCAGTCACACCAGACAGTCCTGTCAGTTCCGTTGCAGCAGTCAGTTTCGTCACAAAGGTTACTTCAGCCTCAGTTCTCCCCTCCCAAACTGACCCCAGTTTCTCCTGTGGCCCCTGAGAGGCCCCTGTCTCAAAGCCCGCCTGAGGCTCGCTCCCCCACCATGGGTCCCTCTAAGCCCGGCCCCCAGGAGCCCCTCACCCAGCAAGCCTTCATCATAGAGTTCTTCGACGACAACCCGCGCAAGAAACGCTCGCAATCCTTCACCGCCAATCCTGCCCACGCAGACTCTTACTCCGCCCTCAAGGCCAAGCTGGAGCGGAGGAAGGGTGGGGAGAGGCCAAACTCCATGCACGGCCACATCCCTCCCACTCAGCAGGTGACTGTTCCTCTGAAGGGCCAGGGACACTGCGTGTCCCAGAGGTCTAGCTCCCTGAAGAGGGAGAAGACGGAGGAGCCCCTGAGTGGAGGCAGTGCCTCCTCTTCCTCCGGTTCTGGGCCTTCCTCTCGCACCTCCTCTGGCATCACCATCAAGCCGTTTGGCAGTGTGGGGAAGAAGACCAAGCTGGCCCAGGAGTTTGCAGCAGAGTTCCTGATGAAAGATACAGTCCACAGAGCCTTGTCTCCCACCAGGGATAAGACGTCTCCTCCTCCCATGTCCGCTCCCCCGGTGATGGTGATGTCACCCTCTCGCACCCGCATTCCGTCCCCCTTAGACCCTCCTTCAGCCGTCTCCTATCCCTCCACCCCCTTGCAACCCACTGCGCCACGTTCCTACTCTCCAACTCCTGCCCCTCATTCCCCAGTCCTAGCCATCTCCCACCCCCCCTCCCGCAGCCCTGTCCAGACTGCCTCCCCAGCCCACTCCTTGCCCCCTCCGATGCCCCTGGATCTGGGGGTGCGTGGGGTGGACCCTAAAGCCTCCAGGGTGGTGAGAAACGAGGAAGAGGACAGTCTGAGTGATGCCGGCACATACACTATCGAAACAGAGTCCCAGGACAAAGAGGTGGAGGAGGCACGCAACATGATCGACCAGGTGAGATTGTAGTAGCCAGAGGGTACTCATTCTCCATTTTTAAAGTCTCTGCCACCACCATTACTTTTTTTGGTTGATGGTGGACCTTTTCACATGCGTGTAATTATTGTATGGTAGCTTTTCTACTGTTTGGATTCTGACATTAAATGCTACGATTCTAACAAGTGGTATAATTCTACAATAAACCATATAATGCCTTGATGACAATACCTTGACGGACGCATGCTTTGAACATCCTCCCTCTACCCAGTACCCCCTCCCAACCCAGCCTTCCTTCTTCCCCTTGCAAAGTCCCATTGTCCAATCTCTTCTCCTACCTACTTCATGCATGCTCTGTCCCTCCCTGACAGGTGTTTGGGGTCCTCGACTCACCAGAGTACAGTGGTGCCGGAGTGTATAGACCCATCATTAATGATGGCAAGGACGAGCTGGCAATGCTCCGGCCTAGTGACGATAGCACTGTGGATCAAATGGCAGCAGTTTCTATGCATGGCTTTAACCCAGCCACCCTCAGTGGGGCCCCCTCAGGCCCCATCCAGGTAACATCACCGTCCTACGCTACTGGAGAAATAAGGGATCTAATACATTTGCATGTTCCAGCCCAAACCTATGCACGTTTATTATTTGTCCTTCCTTGATACTCCCTTTGGCTTCTACAGTGCCTCTCCTTACAATGTAAGGATTGTCCTTGGAAGGAGATTGAAATTATAGTTATCCTTCAACGTTGTGCTCTGTATAGTTGTATGCAACCCCTTATAGTTTCCTCAACTGTTTCAGGTGCAGTCTGCTAACAATGCAGCACAGGAGGAGGGGCCTAAGTGGGTTTCTCGCTGGGCCAGTCTGGCAGACAACTATGCAGAACCGGGCTCTACTCCACCTCAAGGGgaatttgcagagggaggtgagATATCTGCAACCACTGAGCGCTCTGCTCAGAACTTATGTGAGAAAACAGAAAAAAGCATGAATTAAAATATTTCTCTTTCCTAGATGTGCAGTTGATATCTAGCCACAGCGTGGATAACTCTGAGTTAGAGGGTAGCCAGAGTTGTAGGACCAGGAGGCTGCTTCCCCAGGTTCCACCTGGAGACAGAGACAAGCCAGAGAACCTCACCCCCAGCATCCTGATCTACCCAGGCCCCGAACCCACCCTGGAGAGGAGTAGTGGCACGCCCCGGCATCAGGACAACACCCAGAGTCTTTGTGTCCAGGACGATGTAGACCCAGACAGCCTGAGTGACGCCAGCCGCTCTGACGATGGCTCTGTGCTGGAGAGGACCAGGAAGAGCCAGGGGAGGAAGAGTGGCGCTACCTCGCCCGGGGACACTGGACCTCAGTATAAGGGTCAAGATAAGCTGTCTCCGACTCAGTCTACCAAGTCCACCTCCTTTTACATTGGGTCTGAGGATGGCAGCTCAGGCAAGCTGGACCTGGCCCGAAGCCCTATTCTTTCTCAGGGGCCTGAGAGGGGGCGAGACACCCCTGCCAAAACCTCCCCCACCACCGTCCTCATCAGGCACCTGAGCAGCCACGAGCCCCGGAGGGCGGGCGTAAAGCCTAACAACTCAGCCCCCAACCTCCACTCCCAGCAGGACAAAGACTCTAAAGACCCCAGTAAAGACATCCTGGGGTCTTCCTCATTCGTCAGGCAGGAGAGTTTCACCAAGGAGCGACCCAGTGATGATGTCCAGATCAAGAGGCTCCCACACATCTCCAGTCACCCCACCTTGAGGgacatggagcagagagagacaccCCAGGACCCACAGCCCTTCCTCAGGGAAGAAGCAGACGTCGTTCTCTCCTCTCTGGAGGTCACGTTCCCTTCCTCAGGCTCCGGACGCAGCTCTAAGAGAGGAGGCTCCTCCAGTCACATGGACGACTCTCTGTCTGGGGAATCAGATGTGGATACAGCCAGCACCGTCAGCCTGGTCAGCAACAAGAACACCCCTGTCACCACAGGCCCTAAGAAGAGGATGACCGTCAGTGGCTTCCAGAAGGAGAGATCTTCCTCCAGTCAATCTGTCCAGGGGAAGGGCCACCGCCAGCCCACGGCCCGCGAGCGTCTGTCAGAGAAACGCCGCAGCCACGCGGCAGCCAGTGATAACTCAAGCAGCAAGGCCGAGCAGGCCAAGCGCTTCCAGATGCGGCGCAGCGTGGGGAACCGCGGCTCCCTGGACCTATCAGAGGGCCAGCAGGGTTCTGGTCAGCACTGGCCTGACACTGCCTCTGACCATGACACCGGTCCCCGCCCCACCAGCCGTAACAAGAAGCTCATAGCGCCCCTACAGAAAGAGGACAATGGGAAGACCGCCAAGAGTGCAGCACAGCAGGCACTGATCCGCTCCAACAGCCTGTCAGCACCAAGGCCCACCCGGGCATCCATGCTGCGCAGGGCACGTCTGGGAGAGACTTCTGACAATGAGGGAACTGAGACAGACCGGGGGTCCCAGAACTCAGACCACATTGGTGCCTCCAGCAAGGTGTCTGCTGATGGGAAGAAGCTCCTCTCCAGACTGGACATCTTGGCCATGCCCAGGAAGAGAACAGGCTCCTTCACTACGCCTAGTGACAACGAGTCCTCCACCACGACCCCTACAACCCGGCCTGGCTTCTCCAACCGGAGTGCAGAATCAACTGGGCCTATCAGGAAGACATCAGTGGGTGAAACAGGGGCCAAGCAGGGGGCCACAAGAGGGGCCGGAGCCCCCGTGAAGCAGCTCCTCACCCGCACACGTTCCAGCGGGGCTAAATACTCCAGCACAACCAGTGAGTATTATTGTCACAGTTAAGTAACTTGCTCAAAGCACTGCAGAGAACACAGTTTTTATCCTGAACCTGAACTGTAAATCATGATTTAAAGGTAATATACTCtatcatcagattattgaaacagAGCCTGACACTGAGTTGAAGTGACCTTTTCCACCCTTCATAGTGAATGTGACTCATTGTCCTTGGTGAGATGCATGCAGGTATGTTGTATTGTGGCTTGTCCTGTAGGAACTCAGTGTAGTCGCTACGAAGCAGTGTGATGATGccctctgctgcctgctgccgTTTCCATAGAAACACAGCTCCTGACCGTACATCATCACACAGCTATTTTTCGATGTGCATGTAAATTATTGTTAAACAGATTTGGACCCATATtatgcatacagtgcattctgaaagtattcagaccccttcaatttttccacattttgttacttatAGCCGtatcctaaaatggattaaataattttccctcaatctacacacaataccccataatgacaaagcgaaaaacagtttcttttttttatatatatatattttttttgcacatttattaaaaatagaaaacagaaatacctcattcacataagtattaatgtcttaagaaatatataaatattaggaggagcaatgtcggagtggcattgactaaaatacagtagaatagaatacagtacatatgaaatgagtaaagcagtatgtaaacattattaaagtgaccagtgattccatgtctatgtatacagGGCAGCACCCTCTAAGGTGCAGtgttgagtaactgggtggtcgctccgagacaggattgtgtcgaggcacagatctgggaaagggtaccaaaacatttctgcagcattaaaggtccccaagaacacagtggcctccatcattcttaaatggatgaagtttggaaccaccaagactcttcctagaattggccgcccggccaaactgggcaatcaggggaaaagggccttggtcagggaggtgaccaagaacccgatggtcactctgacagagctccagagttcctctgtggagatggcagaaccttccagaaggacaaccatctctgcagcactccatcaatcaggccctTATGGCATAgcggccagacagaagccactcctcagtaaaaggcacgacagcctgcttggagtttgccaaaaggcacctaaaggactctgagacaatgagaaacaagattctctggtctgatgaaaacaaattgaactttttggccagaatgccaagcgtcacatctgaaggaaacctggcatcatccctacggtgaagcatggtggtggcagcatcatgctgtggggatgtttttcagtggcagggactgggagactagtcaggatcgaggggaaaatgaacagagcaaagtacagagagatcctggatgaaaacctgctccagagcactcaggtcctcagactggggtgaaggttcaccttccaacaggacaacgaccctaagcacacagccaagataacaaaggagtggcttcaggacaagtctatgattgtccttgagtggcccagccagagcctggacttgaacccaatcgaacatctctggagtgatctgaaaataactgtgcagcgacactccccatccaacctgacagagcttgagaggatctacagagaagaaatggtagaaactccccaaatacaggtgtgccaagcttttagcatcatacccaagaagactcaaggttgtaatcactgccaaaggtgcttcaacaaagtactgagtaaaaggtctgaatacttttcgaatgcactgtagatggtGTATTACGTACTTATGTATCAGTATCAATATTGTGGAGTAATCCCAAGGGTCTGGCAATGAATAATGTTGTTAATGTGAATGACTAGTCTACTGTTACGATCTTCCTATCTGAGAATTTATTTAGAGTGTACTATTTTTTTAGGATTATTTCTGGGAGGAATAATCCTGTAATTTAA
This genomic interval carries:
- the LOC120019308 gene encoding centrosomal protein of 170 kDa protein B-like, giving the protein MSVTSWFLVSSSGTRHRLPREMIFVGREDCELMLQSRSVDKQHAVINYNPATNEHLVKDLGSLNGTFVNDLRIPDQTYITLKLSDVIRFGYDSHVYILERSQHKVPEEALKHEKYTSQLQMGLKASEGKMAEHLESKLEKTERKSLSQEAPTSRPTPLYGQPSWWGEEDAASKGQHSEGHRPEEGHPEIPKEGSGLDPEVNGSLLEYRDNQGKSIFPYHREPSYFEIPTKEFQLHPKSLGAELHEIPTKDTDTPSAQAPPTPTTPSPPVVQSHASFTIEFDDCTPGKIKIKDHVTKFSSRQRKQQQQASGKTLATTPTEVMSAECKVVDWLVHSDVRMMRRRPTCEDVYSVKSDQAVNIKSLKGHHHDDGTQSDSEDLVLGKGKRSKSHHRVQSQHSIQSKLSLSELSEQTVLSYQLVKSQQTVQSHQLIQSEQSVMSVQSHQTVLSVPLQQSVSSQRLLQPQFSPPKLTPVSPVAPERPLSQSPPEARSPTMGPSKPGPQEPLTQQAFIIEFFDDNPRKKRSQSFTANPAHADSYSALKAKLERRKGGERPNSMHGHIPPTQQVTVPLKGQGHCVSQRSSSLKREKTEEPLSGGSASSSSGSGPSSRTSSGITIKPFGSVGKKTKLAQEFAAEFLMKDTVHRALSPTRDKTSPPPMSAPPVMVMSPSRTRIPSPLDPPSAVSYPSTPLQPTAPRSYSPTPAPHSPVLAISHPPSRSPVQTASPAHSLPPPMPLDLGVRGVDPKASRVVRNEEEDSLSDAGTYTIETESQDKEVEEARNMIDQVFGVLDSPEYSGAGVYRPIINDGKDELAMLRPSDDSTVDQMAAVSMHGFNPATLSGAPSGPIQVQSANNAAQEEGPKWVSRWASLADNYAEPGSTPPQGEFAEGDVQLISSHSVDNSELEGSQSCRTRRLLPQVPPGDRDKPENLTPSILIYPGPEPTLERSSGTPRHQDNTQSLCVQDDVDPDSLSDASRSDDGSVLERTRKSQGRKSGATSPGDTGPQYKGQDKLSPTQSTKSTSFYIGSEDGSSGKLDLARSPILSQGPERGRDTPAKTSPTTVLIRHLSSHEPRRAGVKPNNSAPNLHSQQDKDSKDPSKDILGSSSFVRQESFTKERPSDDVQIKRLPHISSHPTLRDMEQRETPQDPQPFLREEADVVLSSLEVTFPSSGSGRSSKRGGSSSHMDDSLSGESDVDTASTVSLVSNKNTPVTTGPKKRMTVSGFQKERSSSSQSVQGKGHRQPTARERLSEKRRSHAAASDNSSSKAEQAKRFQMRRSVGNRGSLDLSEGQQGSGQHWPDTASDHDTGPRPTSRNKKLIAPLQKEDNGKTAKSAAQQALIRSNSLSAPRPTRASMLRRARLGETSDNEGTETDRGSQNSDHIGASSKVSADGKKLLSRLDILAMPRKRTGSFTTPSDNESSTTTPTTRPGFSNRSAESTGPIRKTSVGETGAKQGATRGAGAPVKQLLTRTRSSGAKYSSTTSSRRRQKGSDYTSTSEEEYEASSGTPKHKRSSHTSAATQTPRTQKEKAAVAAVARSKSGSLETEEDEVQNETDHYQNWTTHSAEIAKLSQDLAKDLAILAREIHEVAGDGDSQSSSGMGTNPSPSSAPNTPGPASTIPISSREELVQHIPEASLNYQKVLLSPGSTAVMDLDPNMNDQDPSSKPRWNREEVILDNLMLNPVSQLSQAIRENTEQLAEKMKVLFHNKTEAWEEIEAKINAENEVPILKTSNKEISSILNELRRVQKQLEMINSIVEPGGAGIGKPKVAVVAAATSAGQATRSPLRQKKAPSKPTGDRQRGASPSTSPTTSKHNTNESTKRSTRGHKGTNVVA